TTAACATACTTTTTTGCCATggaattatttgcagtttaggcgattaaaatttttttctaaaagcaTCCTGCATATAAAATCAAGTTGTGTGTATGCTATCACTTATCCTAAGTGCATGCCCTGCTCAGCTAGGCAAGGGTGAAAGAGAGAATTTATTAACagcatttattttaagaaatgtgtGGCCAAGCTAAGAGGGTCAATATTTCCCTGAAATTACTGTAGCCAtgtgtttattaattttctttgtgTGAGATTAGGGACAATCAAATTACAATATAGGTATAATGAGATCTAATAATATGGTATTTCCCTGATATCGCTAGCCAACAGTATTTAATATTGGCCACTCTTTGCATTTCTAGAATGAACAAACTGAATGCCTTGCCGCGAGGATTTGGTGCTTTTCCTGCTCTAGAAGTCCTAGATCTTACCTACAACAACCTGAGCGAAAAATCTCTGCCTGGGAATTTCTTTTGTTTAGGTATGAACAAAATGATTATTATCATACAATTCTTGGGAAATTACTTGTATATTATTGtacatttcacaaaatacatgaacaagTTGCCAGTTTTGTTTTACCTAGGGCATTTATAATAGTATTTTCATTTATCTTCTTTGAATTTATGTATTCTTTGCATTATTCTAAAAATGATAGAAAAACTTGGTATAACATGTTAATATCTGGTATGTTcatgtataaaaattttaaaaatatcctgtgaaaatagtacatgtaatttttagttgaaagcatattgtcttttttaataTCAGATAAATGTAATTGccaaaacaataaaattgcAATTATGCTTTTTATTTgttgactgttttatttttttatttcatttcagacACATTACGAGCACTGTATCTAGGTGACAATGATTTTGAAGTCTTGCCACCAGAAATAGGGAAACTCAAGAATCTTCAAATTGTAAGTGAAACTTGCATTTAAACAATGGGAGTTAACAGCAAGATACATAGAAGAAATCtaaacaaaacttattttcttttaatgaatACGATTTATATGTACCGGGTACTATCAAGATAATATCAAGAGAGTTATCatagagatacatgtaatatattttattattgttcatacatgtattttttacacatgtatttatatgtatatatataaatttgtagGCACAGCATAGATatctaatataaaatataaaccagagagagagagagagaaaggaggAAAGGGAGAGAGAGTGATATTTCTCCTTATAGGCACTTGTTATATATGTTTCCAGCTGTGTTTGAGAGAGAATGATCTGGTGACTCTGCCCAAGGAAGTTGGGGATCTGCCGCGATTGAGAGAGCTCCACATACAGGGGAACAGACTGACAGTGCTACCCCCAGAAATAGGTACGTCTCTAACACTAACCAACCTGACTAGCAAGAAATAAAATCCTATTTTGCTTAAACATATACCAGTATATTGTACATGCacagataaaaaataattcaaaatagaaTTTTGGACTTGACATTTAACATTGCCCATTTGAAATGGTGTTTTTGTAGTATTTTTCATACATGTTCTAAATAAATTAGAAATTTGAAATCATAAAATCTGTCCTCACttgcaatttttcaaattaaaaaagtcGGAAGTAATTTTTCTTCTTACAGGAAATTTAGATTTAGTTGGATCTAAGCAGGTGTTCAGGGGGGAGAATAACCCCTGGGTCACACCCATAGCTGACCAATACCAAGTCGGTGTGTCCCATGTTTTCGACTACATCCGCTCAGAAACATATAGATTGTAAgtatttcatcttttacattgcatgtgtattttatacatgtaactgcatTAAAGAAGCCCAATTAATTTtatggagttgattttaatcaactctcctatgcagttaacGGTACTCTGGCAAAacggaagtgaaacagtgtttggacctaggcacaaatcatcaccgctgacaagacttagttcttaaaaataatcaataaattcgatgtgatgtattcagaagcattgattaccttaaaaatagttagattttaaatggaacaaacaatttaaatatttttagtcgTAGGTACTCCTATGCCAGAGTTCAGtgtaaattctaaaaatattttgattactgatatataatgtatggtggcatagatctgccactacttgtcagataattatgtcgacttgtcagatgattatgtcgacttgtcagatatttatgtcaacttgtcagatctttatgttgacatgtcagaaaataaccatattgactagaaactcaatatttCGATGTTAAAGCGTGTTAAGGCTACTaactatggtggcatagatctgccaccacttgtcagataattatgttaacttctcAAATGataatgtcgacttgtcagatatttatgtcaacttgtcagatctttatgttgccttgtcagaaaataaccatagtgactagaaactcaatattttgttgtcaaagctgttagtgccactaactgccatttacttgtcatcataatatcatataagtcaacataaatatctgacaagtttacataatcatctgacaagtcgacataaagatttgacaagtttacataatcatctgtcaagtcgacataaagatctgatgTTGTCTTGTCAGATGTTATGTCGTcctgtcaaataattatgtcgacttgtcagataattatgtcgacttgtcaaataattatatcgAGTTAAAAGATGATTGTGTCAACCTGTCAGatccttatgtcgacttgtcagaaaatattatttcaaatggatggcacaaattgggcgtggaaaggttaaagtgttgaattcttaaacacgtgaataagtgacaagtcgatttaaagaactgacaagtgaacataattatctgacaagtcgacatcaagatctgacaagtcgacataattatctgacaagtggtggcagatctatgccaccataacTAACTGCCATTTACTTGGCATCATAATttctgacaagttgacataaagatcagacaagttaacataattatttgacaagtcgacataaagatctggtaagttaacataattatctgacagaaaaaatattatggccactagtttaaagaaaattatcattcatattataaGTCGACTTTTCAGATAatgatgttgacttgtcagatgttatgtcgtcttgtcaaataattatgtcgacttgtcagataattatgtcgacttgtcagataattatgtcgacttaaAGATGactatgtcgacttgtcagatccttatgccgacttgtcagaaaatattatttcaactgGATGGCACAAATTTGGCGTGAAAAGATTATagagttaaatttttaaacacgtgaataagtgacaagtcgacttaaagaactgacaagtcaacataattatcagacaagtcgacataattatctgacaagtggtggcagatctatgccaccataataATGCATCAATTGTATCATAGAGTTTGATGgtgttctatttttaaatattacacaacacaTTCATGTGGGGTTTCTGTCTTTCCGTATTCTGGTAGGAAAAGCCTTTTAAATACAGctaagaaactacttgccatgcgaAATTccattttagaataaataataatccataaaatcaactcccgtcagtacttctgTACTTTGATATATCCTTGGTAAATGttagaaaaacaatttatggataTTTagcaaaattttgcatttaataggattattacatattattattatattacaaGTACTTGTGTTTATGTaatacatagtattgttttcTCTTATGTATATGGTACATTAATGTCTGTGAAAATAATAAGGTACATAACTACCATGATATTTAAATGTAACTATACTGATAGTTTGATAAGAAGATATCATAGTACCCgtaatcaacatttttgtataaagCAAATTATTGTAGATTCTCCTTAAGTTTTCCAATAGCCAAAGACTTTTTATGATGATCTGTTACAATTCTATtgtgaatattttgtttttgtcattttccaGTTTATATGGTCGGCATATTGCTGCCGATGCCCCACCCCCCAATAAACCGGCAGACAAATCCAAAAAGATCAGTAGGATGGGTTGAACCAGTGCTGCTTAATTGCCCAGAAAGTTCCCGTTTGTGACTACAATAAGCGCTTTATTACAATGCAGTTAATACTCAAAGCCTCCGTTTAAGTGACTGCCAGAGAAGATGAACAATAAAGAGTTGCTTGTGCATGtaaatccatattttaaagactgaaaatgcatgtgtacattgCTGATATTAAATATAACCAATGGACTTCTTCCAGTACAATATGTGTAATAAAATTGTGGTGCTAATTTTGAATTCAATTAGGGGTCAAGTTATAACTGTTATTCCATGTATATGTGATTAACAAACAATGCCTTTATGAATACATACACGTATACCCGATATGTGAACATACACTGCTTAACCCATAGATGTCTTCCTCAAATATGTATTCCAGTTATTCCCTATGAATAGCTTGTACATGTAGCTGACTCTGAATACTGCATTTTTGAATATTGTACATTTACAACATATAactcaaataatttttcttggATATATTTAACTGGCAAGAATACATTCATACTCACtatgttaatattttcaattaggATATACATACATTTCAATATAATGTGGATAATCTGTAAAAGTCATTATGTATACAGACTTTTTGTCATGctttttgtttatcatttttttaagattatatttaacatattctaCAAGAAAATATATAGTTTTGCTATCCTAGtcattgatatatatgtatatacattaatatgtacatgtatgtacataaatgtacaggatacatacaatgtatcagATCAGTTTACTCTTTGTACTGTATAACTGTATTACAGATTTTAATGGACTTTAAATGTGaccaattttttgtttactgccagaaaggaaaattaaattaaatgacaTTGAATAACAGTCTattgtgaaaataattatttatgagTTGGGGAAATATACACTAGTTACACTGTAAGCTTAAAACTGTGTAAATACCCCAGGTAATAAAATCAGAACTTGAATGTGATAATTCACACATCTGCATATTTAATACCCACAGGTATTGTTTGACTAAAGAAAATGCGTAATTAACCACCagtgtaaataaccacttttacagtaaacaaaatcttttgaaaaagtCAAAGAGGGTTAAGCAGGTCTGATGTATACTTCTTGAATATTTTATACTTTACATATTAATActtgtattgtttatatattaaaaagtgGAATTTCATGTTGtagtatgaaataaatattttgtacttATGTGATGTTTTCTTAAATTACGAATATATGAATCTCTAAATAGTTATATCAAATAATGAAGCTACTGAAAATACTGATTGTTAActtaatacaataaaatgtacAACTCCAGTTATgcaagataattttattttcatttaaatctgACAATTAAgacattaaaacagttttataattcataaaatttaagataattTAGATTTCCCTATGATATTGATTCTgtaatctttttctcaagataCATCATTTTGGAGTTGTTTCCAGGCAAAGACTTCCATTCATTGTAAGAAATCTAAAAACAATGGaacaaacattcaataaaaaaatcatctccagaaaatatgtcaatcaaaAATCATTATCATCAATACAGGTATCGGTATCTACCACAGCTGTGTCTTACAAACATGTATGATATAATCCATTAGGATTAGCAATGCTTTTagaacaataaatttaatttttacaaaaatgatgAGAAagttgagattttaaaatttgtaaaagggaattaaaaaaaaatccaatcaAAATGAAGACGAAATTTGTTTTCAGCTGCACATGTACACGTGTCCAAAAAAATCACTTGACAAAACAAGGGACATATATCCCCCATACGTTTTGTTCCCAATGACCTGTAGGTCTTTACACACTCACCACTACGAGTTTGTAGCCCAGAGACTGCATGTGCCTCACCCACATTCTGCTCTCCGAGGTAGGGACCACGCCAGGCTGAATCATGTCCTTAAACTTCAACACCTTTATGGCTAccctgaaaaacattgaatatcataaattattaaCTAACAGTATGAAATCACATTCATTCATCAAAATTATCTGGTTTACcgttgttttcaatttttttaaagcatgatTTATGGAACCCTCCTCCCTTCATTCACTTGTGCCAAGGGATATAGCCAtgactataatataaatgatatatttagcTACATAACCAAGATCTTCATGTAATACATACTTGTGGAAGTTGGATCCACTGCTAGAGAATGGAACCACTCTTTTATCATTACCAACCAACACCAGGGCGTCTGAAAAGGCAAGAGATGATCActtttacttatacatgtattgaacaaACTTTATATTTGGCAATCATTCATGCAATCTGCAAGTTCAAATAGACCATAAAGAAGCTTGGAAACAAAACTTGCTCAAAAAACTTCAACCTTgtcttttataaataaaaaatactgaattaAAACACAGAATGGATAATAACACATTATCAGTGCAGCTCTggtccaaattaaataattaaaaagaaaatgtttcaagAACTTTCATAATGACAGCAAGGTGGTTAAATAAGCTCCCCAACTGGGTTAATGCAAgctaaaaattcattaattaagaaAAACGATTAATTCACTGATAAAATTACAAGTAAAAACTAACCTATCTCATGCCCCTGTGAAGTCATGATCCTGGTTTGTACACTTTCATCCATTTGTTTATCCAGTACATGTGTTATGTCTATAACATCTGTAACCAGGGAATCTTGCTGAAATCAAATGAAGAGTTCATAATCTCAATTTGGAGTTAACTTTGAATTACCAGGGTATATTTGCCCGCAAAAGTTGTTGTCCACCTCCATTTTTTATCACCAAGAAACTACATCTAGGGCTACGTCATTGCAGCCAGTATGAAGATTTATAGatttataaaacagaaaaattggAATGCTGCTTCATACCTTGGTATTAGTCCTCTCTGGCTTTTGACCCCCAAGATCTAGTCTTGGCCCCTGGAAATTAGGAAAGGCAAAACTGGCCTCGTAATCCAACTGTCGCAAAACTGATACCATGGTGGGGAAATTTTCTGTGAGAgaaaagacatacatgtacatgtacatgtactgtggtcataaaacatatataattaatacatgtttcATCTATTTGTAAAACTTTCATTCATAAAAAGTGTATGGTAAATATAAGGATTAACAACAGGCTTCATTAACCATTAATGGAAGTACTCTAAAATGAGCTACTAAAAAACTGCATCAGAGCTTTTCTCATCCTTTAAGATATCTTTCTTGGATAGCTtgaagataaaataaataacactACTTATCAGCTGACAATTATtactaaacaaaaaataactccCACCTGAATgcaatgctacatgtacatagcaAAGTTTTACACTGAAAAAGTGTTTATGTTTTTCAGATGCAGTACTGatctattttaattgttttaattgtaacatatgactgaataatgataattattgtaaatatttcaatccTTTCAATTAATATCATGTAATACGCAAACTTACTTTGAATGTTATCTACAAAATCTTGCTTTAGCACTGAAGATAAGACCCAGTCTACCGAGCAGTCGTTCCATCCCAACGCCAATGCCAAGTTCAACCATACAACCGGGTGGCTCTTTTCAATTCCCTTTTCCTCCAACTTGGCCACCATGTTCCGTACCACCTCCTTCTCACTCTCACTGAAGCTGTGCAACTTACTCATATTGCAGATTGCAAAACATAGGTGGACAGGATTAAGATGGTTGGGAAACTCCTCAAAGTGAGACTGAATTGTTTTCTCAAGGTTGGGTGGGAACCATCTCAAATGGGCGCAAGACATTAAAATGATTGACAGGAAATTCACAGCTTCTTTCTTTTCTTGAACACCGTTAACCTTCATGACAGCATGGTCACTCAGAAGTCCTAGCAAGGCAGCATCATGGAAGTTAAGTTTACTAATGCTTGTAAAAACTGAAGCAGTGGATTTGAGTGGGAAGTCATCTGACATTTTCTTCTTCATACAGTATGCCAGGGATTTGATCAAAGGTAAATTTCTTCTTCCTGAGGCGCgcaatgcaaaaaaaagttgAGTTATTTCCTCTAAATTCAATGTTTCCGCTTTCTGCAAAGCTTTCTCTTCCAAATGATCAAATACAGAAGCTTCAGAAGATTTTTTGCTTTCtaggatcattattttcatgaCAGAAATAAGTTCATTGACCTTTTCTATTTCCATCCAACGCCTTgcaatttgttttgatatttggtTTTGGAGACTATTGTCTTTGCTGTTTTTAGACATATGGTGAAGCCGAATTAAACCAGAAATATTCAGTTTATTTGATTTAGGAAGGACATTTTCCCAAAGTTTTGCTTCACGTGTTTTATCATAAATCCGGAAAGTCAGCTGACAAGTTAATAGGTTCAACAAATCGTGTTCATTATAATTAGATAAAGAGAAAAATACTTTCTCCAATAGTCCTCTAAATTCTTTACATGTCTGAAGAATCTGTAAATGTTTGAACCAATGAACATCTCCCTTTACAATGACTGACTCCAGCGTGTCAAACACAGCCTTAAGATTCCTTTTCTCATCATTGGCCTGATATCCTTCGACCAGATCATTGAAGACTTTTTCAGCCTCTTCTTTCCCTCCCTTATTAGTACTTTCTAAGATGTGCGTAATGCAAAGAAATGTATTTGAGACAGGTTTTTCAGGTGCGTTTTTCATTTCTGGGTTTGCAAATTCATTAAGCTTCTCATATTCACTTGTGGATAGAAGTCTAACATTTGAACATTCATGAATAGAATGCTGTTCCCATTTTGTGTGGCTAGAAAGCCTTTGGACTGATCTTCTCAGGCCCATTTGCATTGCCATCTGACGAAGTGTGAATAAATGTCGGAAGGAAAACATCTTGGCACTTCAAcctaaagaaaatgaaaaaagagaTATTTACTGTGCATACTATCAACATTATGGATTGGAGGGGACACCAGGTAGTTTTATGTTCAAGGAACagtggaaaaaaaatgattttaataccACTTCATTgattataatacatttaatcAGTGTCTTAGTGTCAAATGTAAGCAAACACAATCAAAATAATTGCAAGTAGATACGGCCCATATAATGAGAACCACATTGCTGGAACAACCAGTAGAAGAAATAAGGTTGTGTGCTCAAATTGCAACATCAATACTACAGTTTCACCACATTCAAGgcgacatgtacatgtatatatccacTAAAGTCATGGATGCCTTTTGGAATTTTAGTTAACTTTTCTCTGTTCATTAATTACCacacaaattaaattaaatttcttttgggtttttttttttagggggggggggggggcatatgtcTGCAGACATTCCAAAATAAGCATTTTGCTTTGTAACTTATAGACACCGTTTTCCATGGAGAAGTGTTAAGACCCCCAGTAACCAAAACTTctgtttcaaaaataattatttgactACTATTCTAATATAAATCAATTAGGCATTGATGATACTTTTTATTAGATAACTTTTTggtatctgacagaaattccgaaatattgggatgtaaaatgtaggctgGGGCAATGGGCATTAGCATTTGCAGTTCTTTTCTGTATTAAGAATAGCTgaaggtctgtagctcctggtctgatAAAATTTTGATGGATGACTTGGGTTCTACATATATATTACTATAACAATGACTTGATCCAAAAGGTCAGATCAGGTCAAAATGACAAGCGAGGATCATCAGATCAAATGAGACACAAAAGTCGAGTTTGATCTGATGCTTCCGTCTGATAATAAGACGTGAGTGGCTCTTTGGATCAAGTTACTGTTATAATGGtaaatttattatatacccTTGTCCATTTAAAAGcttaataattacaaaattatctttttaaaatcagttgTATGACATTTACTTACTCACAGTGTAGAATCCAGTATTAAACATCTGAATCAAGTATTGCGATGATATCTAAAGTAAAttgtctgaagaatttaatggtactaattacTATAAAAGAATTTGTTACAATAGGGTTACCGTTAGTCAGccaaaaattaatgcaattttttgtgtgcgtaaatttcaactttttacACATATGACACTGTAGCTCCCATGTCGtccatcatattttttttcagaccgggagctacagacctgcagctatactatactggcgtgcgaccagttcttgccgagtaccatttctcgccagtacattgtgacgtcatatttcgtctataattttatgtgttgataaaatgacgtcacaatgtactggcgagataaggtactcggcgagaactggctCCAGGGCCATAAAACTGagatgagctcacttttgatctcagtctcgcTTTTACAAAAGTAatatatagtggaaaagtgagactgagatcaaaagtgagctcgtctaactttTACGGCCCCGGAGCCTGGTCGCATGCCAGTACagtatagctgcaggtctgtagaacacaagttAGTAAGACTAAGGGactattttgattatttcatgCATATTTAAATGTCGTAAACGTTAAGTAGatcaattaacaaaaacatatcATGCAAGCTGTGTTTTCAAGTATTTAGTATGAGTGAATTACATAAAGTTGTAAACGAGGTAATTCGAGATGATGCAGTTATGAAAACAAACACagcataaaatatcattaattctTTCAAATCGTCTATACCTCTACTTATAACTGTAGAATTTCTGCCTCAGCTCGGTGCATTATCTAGATTTTACCATTCAGTGACAATCAGTGTAGCATTTCTGTTGTGTTCTGTACGACATTGGTTTACCATGTTTCTTCCCATCGATGACGAAATCTGGTACCCAAATCCTACAACAAGACCAAGAACCagtttatttaaaacaagtcGATCAAATGTTATTCGTATAAAATTTTCAGAGTAGCTGTGTAAAAAGTctgattaccccccccccccttctccttacactcgtAGGAGTGTAAAAAGGACagtgtttttaaatcaaattgtcAGTGTATAAACAATCAGGGGCATGTGTTCAACACTCAATGTTGTTGTATAAAGAttatcttgaaatgtatatcattgaaatctgtagacaaagcatacttaaaaaatacaaagataatggggggtcagtatccatccctctgagttatggcctatttaatttgaccttttcgcacctaaaatgcaatttcatcctagttaggatttgttgtcagtatttttgattaagcgaacttatttcttcaaatattgtttttaccgagcgcagcgagaggcgggcgaagcccgcctcgcgaagcgaggattaatggtaacacgtatatataagaaaatcattgaaaaatgaaagttgaatcaggggtactaaggccaaaaaaattttcttccagccatgggcgccgccatattggcagccattttgtttttaaaaagttaattcgATCATTGTTTGAccggtacttatcgatgtttgttgcccctaaactcgattaaaatgtTCCAGTATTTACATAGAAGGTTATTTgaatcaaaagaaataaaagaggacaccgaataagtttcaatagtgcttcagtcaagaaacacgactagttctatgtatgtcttatcaaattatcagatggaaaataaaaacattaatatcaaggaactgatcttttagatactgaataaagtattcaattttataactacggcatttatatgaattaaattgataaacaatgaaagaagaaataaaaaaagttcgaataacgtaactctcttcggctatttccgaagataAGACGTGTATTACGTttgaaacatgacgtcataatgtagactaaGCACGCGACGTTTCGTTAAACTTTGGCTAATGCTTTGAGTAGTcaaccaggcggatcctactgcgtccgtttcaaataaattttgttctacaaaaatcaaactgcactgagttaaatctgcgctcggtccaacggtcacaccgtttacatattaattatgcacaatggtcacactgaatagagggattacgaaaaaaaattgtacgaagctgcataaatttttgtgtgacctttttgcacttaaaatagacaatttttataatagttacaatttgatttgaaataaaaactttttgaatatcaagaattttataagattaatccagtttgcctagataatgtattcagtatcattttgacataatataacatgggggtcagtgatgtcaaattttagatatagggcttcaaaggtaaaattctcgcaaaatttggcttaaaaaattcagacatgttctatatatttgca
This genomic window from Magallana gigas chromosome 5, xbMagGiga1.1, whole genome shotgun sequence contains:
- the LOC105338185 gene encoding ras suppressor protein 1, whose protein sequence is MSSKVKKYIDECKGDPNNTELDLVDKGIPNLNIPGLLDLKHLTRLTLSHNKINEVPANITELPNLEHLNLFNNHIKELPSTLNSLMKLKILNLGMNKLNALPRGFGAFPALEVLDLTYNNLSEKSLPGNFFCLDTLRALYLGDNDFEVLPPEIGKLKNLQILCLRENDLVTLPKEVGDLPRLRELHIQGNRLTVLPPEIGNLDLVGSKQVFRGENNPWVTPIADQYQVGVSHVFDYIRSETYRFLYGRHIAADAPPPNKPADKSKKISRMG
- the LOC105338186 gene encoding FAST kinase domain-containing protein 4 → MFSFRHLFTLRQMAMQMGLRRSVQRLSSHTKWEQHSIHECSNVRLLSTSEYEKLNEFANPEMKNAPEKPVSNTFLCITHILESTNKGGKEEAEKVFNDLVEGYQANDEKRNLKAVFDTLESVIVKGDVHWFKHLQILQTCKEFRGLLEKVFFSLSNYNEHDLLNLLTCQLTFRIYDKTREAKLWENVLPKSNKLNISGLIRLHHMSKNSKDNSLQNQISKQIARRWMEIEKVNELISVMKIMILESKKSSEASVFDHLEEKALQKAETLNLEEITQLFFALRASGRRNLPLIKSLAYCMKKKMSDDFPLKSTASVFTSISKLNFHDAALLGLLSDHAVMKVNGVQEKKEAVNFLSIILMSCAHLRWFPPNLEKTIQSHFEEFPNHLNPVHLCFAICNMSKLHSFSESEKEVVRNMVAKLEEKGIEKSHPVVWLNLALALGWNDCSVDWVLSSVLKQDFVDNIQKNFPTMVSVLRQLDYEASFAFPNFQGPRLDLGGQKPERTNTKQDSLVTDVIDITHVLDKQMDESVQTRIMTSQGHEIDALVLVGNDKRVVPFSSSGSNFHKVAIKVLKFKDMIQPGVVPTSESRMWVRHMQSLGYKLVVISYNEWKSLPGNNSKMMYLEKKITESIS